The proteins below come from a single Verrucomicrobiia bacterium genomic window:
- a CDS encoding prepilin-type N-terminal cleavage/methylation domain-containing protein gives MSRSPCPGNRRHRVGRGIVPGPPGGFTLVELLVVVAVIAILASLLLPALGRAKAHAWSTACRSNLRQIGLGWELHLGDHDDRFPDRRDLKSSLPGGYRPWDGWPPSDPRAGWAAVVLSNEVQAAAVWECPSLAARKVLEVEATRQVPGTNAAPVRYWMWRFDREEDPVPLDNFWGKSKAQGLLDLREARSPMVGVPEGMSEVEWAVDVYFPATAPGVEEALRGLSAHARGRNRLWLDGHVSWWRDPRLR, from the coding sequence ATGTCGCGTTCGCCCTGCCCCGGGAATAGGCGCCATCGGGTGGGGCGGGGGATTGTGCCGGGACCCCCGGGAGGGTTCACGCTGGTGGAGTTGCTGGTGGTGGTGGCGGTGATCGCGATTCTGGCGTCGCTGCTGCTGCCCGCACTGGGCCGGGCCAAGGCGCATGCGTGGTCCACCGCCTGCCGGTCCAACCTCCGGCAGATTGGCCTCGGCTGGGAGTTGCATCTGGGGGATCACGACGACCGCTTTCCGGACCGGCGCGATTTGAAGTCGTCGCTGCCGGGTGGGTATCGACCGTGGGACGGATGGCCGCCGAGCGATCCGCGGGCGGGTTGGGCGGCGGTGGTGTTGAGCAACGAGGTGCAGGCTGCGGCGGTGTGGGAATGCCCTTCGCTGGCGGCTCGCAAGGTGCTGGAGGTCGAGGCGACGCGCCAGGTGCCGGGCACCAACGCCGCGCCGGTCCGGTACTGGATGTGGCGGTTTGACCGGGAGGAGGATCCGGTGCCTCTGGACAATTTCTGGGGGAAGAGCAAGGCGCAGGGGCTTCTGGATCTGCGCGAGGCGCGGTCACCGATGGTCGGGGTGCCGGAGGGGATGTCGGAGGTGGAGTGGGCAGTGGACGTGTATTTTCCGGCGACAGCACCCGGGGTGGAAGAGGCATTGCGCGGACTTTCGGCC
- a CDS encoding PQQ-binding-like beta-propeller repeat protein, producing MRGVMRFLLAVLVMGVGSTLPLWGAAGVDWPVALGDPGQGHYSGLTQIDRGNVGRLEVAWTYRSGDASLEGRTQIQCNPVVVGGVLYGTTPALKLIALDAETGRERWRFDPFAGGRGNNPLGVNRGVVLWRGDGRARVLYTAGYFLHAIDAETGRPIESFGHGGRVDIREGLGRPAQDLFVLGNTPGALYRDLLILPTRVSEGPGPSAPGHIRAYDVRTGRMEWIFHTIPHPGEYGYETWPPDAWQVSGGANCWAGMAVDVERGMVFVPTGSAAFDFWGGDRIGENLFANCLVALDAATGKRRWHYQVVRHDLWDRDLPAPPTLVTVEHEGRRVDAVAQVTKSGHVFVFERETGRSLFPIEERPAPRSDLAGESAWPTQPVPLKPPPFARQFFSEEIITDRTPAARAAVFERWRQILPHQPWLPPSTNGTIIFPGFDGGAEWGGAAFDPASGWLYVNANEMPWILQMVETRAATGEGNLGTPAQFYSAVCAACHGMERQGELGRGIPPLTGLEERLTEEDIVRLLDVGRGTMPAFSFLSEPDRRGLARLLLGTGDEPSPEAGRTGERHPEPEGGLAMIRSPYGHTGYNRWTDPDGYPAVKPPWGTLTAIDLNRGELAWQVPLGELPELTAQGMAPTGTENYGGPVVTASGLLFIAATKDEKIRAFDARSGEVLWEASLPAAGYATPATYAVNGRQYVVIACGGGKLGTRSGDAYVAFALPRE from the coding sequence ATGCGGGGCGTCATGCGATTCCTCCTTGCGGTGCTGGTGATGGGTGTCGGTTCGACCCTGCCTTTGTGGGGGGCGGCTGGAGTGGACTGGCCGGTGGCGTTGGGGGATCCGGGGCAGGGGCATTATTCGGGGCTGACGCAGATCGACCGGGGGAACGTGGGGCGGTTGGAGGTGGCGTGGACCTACCGGAGTGGCGATGCGAGTCTGGAGGGGAGGACGCAAATCCAGTGCAATCCGGTGGTGGTGGGCGGGGTGCTGTATGGGACCACGCCGGCCTTGAAACTGATCGCGCTGGATGCGGAGACCGGGCGGGAGCGGTGGCGGTTCGATCCGTTTGCGGGCGGGCGGGGGAACAATCCGCTGGGGGTGAACCGGGGGGTGGTGTTGTGGCGGGGGGACGGCCGGGCGCGGGTGTTGTACACGGCCGGTTATTTTCTGCATGCGATCGATGCGGAGACGGGACGGCCGATCGAGTCGTTCGGGCATGGAGGACGGGTGGATATCCGGGAGGGATTGGGGCGGCCGGCGCAGGATTTGTTCGTCCTGGGGAACACGCCCGGAGCGTTGTATCGGGATCTGCTGATTCTGCCGACGCGGGTGTCGGAGGGGCCGGGTCCGTCGGCGCCGGGACACATCCGGGCGTACGACGTCCGGACCGGGCGGATGGAATGGATCTTTCACACCATTCCGCATCCCGGGGAGTACGGGTACGAGACGTGGCCGCCGGATGCGTGGCAGGTGTCCGGGGGTGCGAACTGCTGGGCGGGGATGGCGGTGGATGTGGAGCGGGGGATGGTTTTTGTGCCGACGGGATCGGCGGCGTTTGATTTCTGGGGCGGGGATCGGATTGGGGAGAACCTGTTCGCGAACTGCCTGGTGGCGCTGGATGCGGCGACGGGGAAGCGGCGCTGGCATTACCAGGTGGTGCGGCACGACCTGTGGGATCGGGATCTGCCGGCGCCGCCCACGCTGGTGACGGTCGAGCACGAGGGGCGGCGGGTGGATGCGGTGGCGCAGGTGACCAAGTCCGGGCACGTGTTTGTATTCGAGCGGGAGACGGGGCGGTCGCTGTTTCCCATCGAGGAACGGCCGGCGCCGCGTTCGGATCTGGCGGGGGAATCGGCGTGGCCGACGCAGCCGGTGCCGTTGAAGCCGCCGCCGTTTGCGCGGCAGTTCTTCAGCGAGGAGATCATCACGGACCGGACCCCGGCGGCGCGGGCGGCGGTGTTCGAGCGGTGGCGGCAGATCCTTCCGCACCAGCCCTGGCTGCCGCCGAGCACGAACGGGACGATTATCTTTCCGGGGTTCGATGGCGGGGCCGAGTGGGGCGGGGCGGCCTTCGATCCGGCGTCGGGCTGGCTCTATGTCAATGCCAACGAGATGCCGTGGATTCTGCAGATGGTGGAGACGCGGGCGGCGACGGGGGAGGGGAATCTGGGGACGCCGGCGCAGTTTTACAGTGCGGTGTGCGCGGCGTGCCATGGAATGGAGCGGCAGGGGGAACTGGGTCGCGGGATTCCGCCGCTGACCGGGTTGGAGGAGCGGTTGACCGAGGAGGACATCGTGCGGTTGCTGGATGTGGGGCGCGGGACGATGCCGGCCTTCAGCTTTTTGTCGGAGCCCGACCGGCGCGGCCTGGCGCGGCTGCTGCTTGGGACGGGGGACGAGCCTTCGCCGGAGGCGGGACGAACAGGGGAGCGGCATCCGGAGCCGGAGGGGGGCCTGGCGATGATCCGGTCGCCGTACGGACACACGGGGTACAACCGGTGGACCGACCCGGACGGGTACCCGGCGGTGAAGCCGCCGTGGGGGACGTTGACCGCGATCGATTTGAACCGGGGTGAACTGGCGTGGCAGGTGCCGTTGGGGGAGTTGCCGGAGTTGACGGCGCAGGGGATGGCACCGACGGGGACTGAGAACTACGGGGGGCCGGTGGTGACGGCGAGCGGGCTGTTGTTCATCGCGGCGACGAAGGATGAAAAGATCCGGGCATTCGATGCGCGGAGCGGGGAGGTGCTGTGGGAGGCGTCCCTGCCGGCAGCGGGGTACGCCACGCCGGCGACCTACGCGGTGAACGGCCGTCAGTACGTGGTCATCGCCTGTGGCGGCGGCAAACTGGGAACCCGGAGCGGAGATGCCTATGTCGCGTTCGCCCTGCCCCGGGAATAG
- a CDS encoding low specificity L-threonine aldolase — translation MIRSVGAERLHLAGREWGRLHGAVLNEVPGRPRQFASDNNAGVCPEVWRMLEEANAGGHVLGYGDDPWTARACDAIREWLGTGCDVFFVFNGTAANAIALAGLCRPYHAVICHAEAHIRQDECGAPGFFGGGTQLLALEGAHGRLTVQSVEEAILSHFPLHASKPGALSLTQATERGTVYAVEAVAALTDVAHRHGLKVHMDGARLANALVTLGCGPGEVTWRAGVDVLSLGMTKNGGVGSEAVVVFDAEVAREMEYRVKQGGQLASKMRYLAAPWLGLLEGDVWRRHASRANAMAERLEAALGGLPGIRLLHPRESNALFVELPEPVIRALRAEGWAFYVFEGRTGCRLMCAWDTREEDVDALAAAIRVAWPAGHGGETG, via the coding sequence ATGATTCGGAGCGTCGGGGCGGAGCGATTGCACTTGGCGGGGCGGGAGTGGGGCCGGTTGCATGGGGCGGTGTTGAACGAAGTTCCGGGGCGGCCGCGCCAGTTTGCCAGCGACAACAATGCCGGGGTGTGTCCGGAGGTCTGGAGAATGCTGGAGGAGGCGAATGCCGGGGGGCATGTCCTGGGGTACGGCGATGATCCGTGGACGGCACGGGCGTGCGACGCGATCCGGGAGTGGTTGGGGACGGGGTGCGACGTGTTCTTCGTGTTCAACGGCACGGCGGCGAACGCAATCGCCCTGGCGGGGTTGTGCCGGCCGTACCATGCGGTGATCTGTCATGCGGAGGCGCATATCCGGCAGGACGAGTGCGGGGCACCGGGGTTCTTTGGCGGGGGGACGCAACTGCTGGCGTTGGAAGGGGCGCACGGGCGGCTCACAGTGCAGTCGGTGGAGGAGGCCATTCTCTCCCATTTTCCACTGCATGCGTCGAAGCCGGGGGCGTTGAGCCTGACCCAGGCGACGGAACGGGGGACGGTGTACGCGGTGGAGGCGGTGGCGGCGCTGACGGATGTGGCGCATCGGCATGGACTGAAGGTCCACATGGACGGGGCGCGATTGGCGAACGCCCTGGTGACGCTCGGGTGCGGGCCGGGCGAGGTGACGTGGCGGGCAGGGGTGGATGTGCTGAGCCTGGGGATGACCAAGAACGGGGGGGTGGGGAGCGAGGCGGTGGTGGTGTTTGATGCGGAGGTGGCGCGGGAGATGGAATACCGGGTCAAGCAGGGAGGGCAACTGGCCTCGAAGATGCGATACCTGGCAGCGCCGTGGCTCGGTCTGCTGGAGGGGGATGTATGGCGACGTCACGCCAGTCGGGCGAACGCCATGGCGGAGCGACTGGAAGCGGCGCTGGGCGGTCTGCCCGGGATTCGATTGCTGCATCCGAGGGAATCCAACGCCCTGTTTGTCGAACTGCCGGAACCGGTGATCCGGGCGCTTCGGGCGGAGGGTTGGGCGTTCTATGTCTTTGAAGGGCGAACCGGGTGCCGCCTGATGTGCGCGTGGGACACGCGGGAGGAGGACGTGGATGCTCTGGCGGCAGCCATTCGCGTGGCGTGGCCCGCAGGGCACGGAGGGGAGACTGGCTAA
- a CDS encoding MATE family efflux transporter translates to MNLTADPIPRLVRDLAVPASIGFFFNTMFNVVDTWWAGRIATQAQAALSLSFPVFFILIAMGSGLAQGATALIANALGAGDIARARHYAAQAALFGVGVGAVLTVLGLLVAPSLFRLLGASDEYLRFCLAYMNPILAGSVFFLLQSVLNGGLQAQGDTRTFRNVLIAGCLLNAILDPWFLYGGLGIPPMGIAGIALSTLLITAAGAAYIARCLRLTPLGRGLRATDFRPSSAAFRDIARQGLPASLNMMTVALGIFVITWFVSRFSAKGVAAYGIATRIEQIILLPTIGLNIATLTLCGQNFGAGRLDRVRETWRIAVRYGLILMGAGGVALLLGAGPLMRVFSQDPAVIDAGITYLRVAALTLGSYVILYQTVFMLQGLKRPMFGLWIGLFRQILAPALVFPLLAFTLGLGLHGIWWGIALVNWGAALAAWSYGRSQLRNLAPSSLGSEAVSPHLRTAP, encoded by the coding sequence ATGAACCTCACCGCCGACCCGATTCCTCGCCTGGTCCGGGACCTCGCCGTCCCGGCCAGCATCGGGTTCTTCTTCAACACCATGTTCAACGTGGTGGACACCTGGTGGGCGGGGCGCATCGCCACCCAGGCCCAGGCCGCCCTCTCCCTCTCCTTCCCCGTCTTCTTCATCCTCATCGCCATGGGCAGCGGACTCGCCCAGGGCGCCACCGCCCTCATCGCCAACGCCCTCGGTGCCGGCGACATCGCCCGGGCCCGCCACTACGCCGCCCAGGCCGCCCTCTTCGGCGTCGGCGTCGGCGCCGTCCTCACCGTCCTCGGCCTCCTCGTCGCCCCGTCCCTCTTCCGGCTCCTGGGCGCTTCCGACGAGTACCTCCGCTTCTGCCTCGCCTACATGAACCCGATCCTCGCCGGATCCGTGTTCTTCCTCCTTCAATCCGTCCTCAACGGCGGCCTCCAGGCCCAGGGCGACACCCGCACTTTCCGCAATGTCCTGATCGCCGGCTGCCTCCTCAATGCCATCCTCGATCCCTGGTTCCTCTACGGCGGCCTCGGCATCCCCCCGATGGGGATCGCCGGCATCGCCCTCTCCACCCTCCTCATCACCGCCGCCGGCGCCGCCTACATCGCCCGCTGCCTGCGCCTCACCCCGCTCGGACGCGGCCTCCGCGCGACGGACTTCCGCCCCTCCTCCGCCGCCTTTCGCGACATCGCCCGCCAGGGCCTCCCCGCCAGCCTCAACATGATGACCGTCGCCCTCGGAATCTTCGTCATCACCTGGTTCGTCAGCCGTTTCAGCGCGAAAGGGGTCGCCGCCTACGGCATCGCCACCCGCATCGAACAGATCATCCTTCTCCCCACCATCGGGCTCAACATCGCCACCCTCACCCTGTGCGGTCAGAACTTCGGTGCCGGCCGCCTCGATCGCGTCCGCGAAACCTGGCGCATCGCCGTCCGCTACGGCCTGATCCTCATGGGCGCCGGCGGCGTCGCCCTCCTCCTGGGCGCCGGCCCGCTCATGCGTGTCTTCTCCCAGGATCCCGCCGTCATCGACGCCGGAATAACCTACCTCCGCGTCGCCGCCCTGACCCTCGGCTCCTACGTCATCCTCTACCAGACCGTCTTCATGCTCCAGGGCCTCAAACGCCCCATGTTCGGACTCTGGATCGGCCTGTTCCGCCAGATCCTCGCCCCAGCCCTCGTCTTTCCGCTCCTCGCCTTCACCCTTGGCCTCGGTCTCCACGGCATCTGGTGGGGCATCGCCCTCGTCAACTGGGGCGCCGCCCTCGCCGCCTGGTCCTACGGTCGTTCCCAACTGCGGAACCTCGCCCCGTCCAGTCTTGGCTCGGAAGCCGTTTCCCCCCACCTTCGAACCGCGCCATGA